In the Lysinibacillus sp. PLM2 genome, one interval contains:
- the comP gene encoding sensor histidine kinase ComP: MFPHKLFWSIITIYLILGLYLFITSIQSPIAGIEVEKSNDKWEISNFEYPELANLHHINQGDFLLKVNDQNITKFNSLDYDQTIRSANSLTIMTKEGDIRDVLLSHYDLPFQFLTYFILPLCYFFIVLFIAIYLFTNKKGNSLSLKYLILFMLSLALAYSSIASSTRLDRIGIVVNSTSMILSAVLLLQFIKYYLLFIDIKFKVLNKSSWFYLYPIIVFVLTILEGPFPFLFSVNTLIILSIFFILLTMIIIILGISQVNYKKPHIKLLLWGFILPFLPFLFLFVLPVLIFQEFIISSTASALFLLLIPIGFIFAQLSERLFDVEYHISRLRYYTFYSLILTIWLSLGISLLTSVSFNNLVDTTLFIFISLVICFYIKEKIDYHNRKVLFSPRGDYIHLLYTTIDEIGNAIKTEEIFQRLSSIISKQFELDNVYVVAYDVQEKRFLPIQDSNSAIIHKSLNQSIFENLQLREIKKFDSYYVACLHHDIERKHFLIMGNNNNTQLKHEELLWLELLILFVNSFIDSSKLVEDLLEQLKLAQQKGTDQPIWLKKLVWLQLEDEKNQLAQELHDTVLQEQIFLIREMDSILYETDIDKMQPKIADFHRQLVTINHQLRSYCEKLKPPLLDTLGLNAALNKLIMETKKRATFSLITSLEPVNVENKQIPLLIYRIIQEMLSNAVKHSKATYVKIQLKNYENGFEIFYMDNGVGCDMDTINQSDSMGLTGMRERVLAYDGYIDIDTYPNEGMQIHIQVGNDLKND; the protein is encoded by the coding sequence ATGTTTCCCCATAAATTGTTCTGGAGCATAATCACTATTTATCTAATTCTAGGATTATACCTATTCATTACGAGCATTCAATCTCCTATTGCAGGTATTGAAGTAGAAAAGAGTAATGATAAATGGGAGATTTCAAATTTTGAATATCCTGAATTAGCTAATCTACATCACATTAACCAGGGCGATTTCCTTTTAAAGGTAAATGATCAAAATATAACTAAATTTAATAGTTTAGACTACGACCAGACAATTCGATCTGCTAATAGTTTAACAATCATGACAAAAGAGGGAGATATTCGTGATGTGCTTTTAAGTCATTACGATCTCCCTTTCCAGTTTTTAACCTACTTTATTTTGCCTTTATGTTATTTTTTTATCGTACTATTTATAGCTATATATTTATTTACAAATAAAAAAGGAAACTCGCTATCATTAAAATACTTAATATTATTCATGCTATCTTTGGCATTGGCCTACAGTAGCATTGCATCATCCACTCGCTTAGATAGAATTGGAATCGTCGTAAATAGCACAAGTATGATTTTAAGTGCAGTATTACTTCTCCAATTTATAAAGTATTATTTATTGTTCATCGATATAAAATTTAAAGTTTTAAACAAAAGTTCGTGGTTTTATCTTTATCCAATTATCGTATTCGTTTTGACAATACTAGAGGGACCATTTCCTTTTTTATTTTCTGTTAATACTTTAATCATTCTCTCTATATTCTTTATTTTACTAACAATGATCATTATCATTCTCGGAATATCTCAGGTTAATTACAAAAAGCCACATATTAAATTACTGTTATGGGGTTTTATTTTACCGTTTTTACCATTTTTATTTTTATTTGTATTACCTGTTTTAATATTTCAAGAGTTTATTATATCATCTACTGCAAGTGCTCTATTTTTATTATTAATCCCAATCGGATTTATATTTGCTCAATTATCTGAACGATTGTTCGATGTTGAATATCATATATCCAGATTAAGATACTATACGTTTTATTCACTTATCTTAACGATTTGGTTAAGTTTAGGGATTAGTTTATTAACATCGGTGTCATTCAATAATTTAGTTGATACGACATTATTTATATTCATTTCACTTGTTATTTGTTTTTATATTAAAGAAAAAATAGATTATCATAACAGGAAAGTCTTATTCTCTCCGCGTGGTGATTATATCCATCTGCTATATACAACAATTGACGAAATTGGAAATGCGATTAAAACAGAAGAAATTTTCCAGCGTTTATCGTCCATTATCTCAAAGCAATTTGAATTAGATAATGTATATGTGGTGGCGTATGATGTTCAGGAAAAAAGATTCTTACCTATCCAAGATAGTAATAGTGCGATAATACATAAATCGCTTAACCAATCAATTTTTGAAAACCTGCAGCTAAGAGAGATTAAGAAGTTCGATTCTTACTATGTTGCTTGTTTGCACCATGATATTGAACGGAAACATTTTTTAATTATGGGAAATAACAATAATACTCAGTTAAAACATGAAGAGTTATTATGGTTAGAATTATTAATATTGTTCGTTAACAGTTTTATAGACAGTTCAAAATTAGTTGAAGATTTGCTTGAACAATTAAAATTGGCTCAACAAAAAGGAACAGACCAACCAATCTGGCTCAAAAAACTCGTTTGGCTCCAACTTGAGGATGAAAAAAATCAGTTAGCGCAAGAATTACACGATACAGTTTTGCAAGAGCAAATTTTCCTAATTCGTGAAATGGATTCGATCCTGTACGAAACAGATATTGATAAAATGCAGCCTAAAATTGCGGATTTCCATCGACAGCTAGTAACGATTAATCATCAACTAAGATCGTATTGTGAAAAGCTAAAGCCGCCTTTATTAGATACTTTAGGTTTAAATGCAGCACTTAACAAATTAATTATGGAAACGAAAAAGCGAGCAACTTTTTCTTTAATTACAAGCCTTGAACCAGTAAATGTAGAAAATAAACAAATACCTTTACTTATTTACCGTATCATTCAAGAAATGCTAAGTAATGCAGTAAAACATTCGAAAGCTACCTACGTAAAAATACAGTTAAAGAACTATGAAAATGGGTTTGAAATTTTCTATATGGATAACGGTGTTGGTTGTGATATGGATACGATTAATCAATCAGATTCGATGGGACTAACAGGAATGCGAGAAAGAGTCCTTGCCTATGATGGATATATTGATATCGATACTTATC